The genomic segment TACAATCCGAAGACCTTCTTCACACACGCGGCATGGCTGGATCAGGCTTTCGCCCATTGTCCAATATTCCCCACTGCTGCCTCCCGTAGGAGTCTGGACCGTGTCTCAGTTCCAGTGTGACTGATCATCCTCTCAGACCAGTTACGGATCGTCGCCTTGGTGAGCCATTACCTCACCAACTAGCTAATCCGACCTAGGCTCATCTGATAGCGCAAGGCCCGAAGGTCCCCTGCTTTCTCCCGTAGGACGTATGCGGTATTAGCGTCCGTTTCCGAGCGTTATCCCCCACTACCAGGCAGATTCCTAGGCATTACTCACCCGTCCGCCGCTCGCCACCAGGTACAAGTACCCGTGCTGCCGCTCGACTTGCATGTGTTAGGCCTGCCGCCAGCGTTCAATCTGAGCCATGATCAAACTCTTCAGTTCAAACATCTTTGGGTTTTTAAGAAACCCTAAACTTGGCTCAGCAATCGTTGGTTACATCTTTGATTTCTCGCGGAGTAACTTGTGATGCTGATAATCTTGTTGACTATCAGTCTGACTCCACAAGCACCCACACGAATTGCTTGATTCAGTTGTTAAAGAGCGGTTGGTTAAGATCTTTCGTCTCAACCGAGGCGCGCATTCTACAGCAGCCTCTGTTGCTGTCAAGCGGTTATTTTCAGAAGCTTTCAAAGTTTCCTTTGCAACTTCAACCACTTGCGCTTCCGATCTCTCGTTAGCGGGAGGCGAATTCTACAGCGTTACACGCTGCTGTCAACACCTCTTTTTCTCCGCTTTCGACCGAGAAGATCGAACCGTTAAAAGAGCAAAACAACACCACTCTTTCAACTCCTTCTGGGCTTCGATGACCTGAAGCAACTCGCTGTCGAAAACTGCGTAACTCTTTGTTTACCAAGGAGTTTTCCGTTTCGACTGCGCCGGAAGTGGGGCGAATTATAGACTTCCAGAATCTGCCGTCAAGCACTGATTACGCTTTTGTTGCAGAAGATGACTTTTTAACCGTTAAGCGAGGGATTCGACGGGTTACAGGCGGCAAACGCAGCACTGACAGCAGCCCCCCTATAGAAGCGTAAACCACCCACTCCTTCAGATCGGCACGAACAATCCACAACATATGCAACAAACCCAGCCCAAGAACCAAATAGACCAGCCGATGCAGCTTCCTCCAGAGAACGCCCAACCGCCGTTGACTATAGCGATTGGACGTCAACGCCAACATCAATAAACAAAGAAACCCCAGCATACCGACAATAATGTAAGGCCTCTTGCGCAACTCGACCCCCAGCTGCGACCAGTCGAAACCAAGAATAAACGCCGTGTAGCCACTCAGATGCAGGACCACATACGCAAAGCACCATAACCCCAACTGGCGACGGACCGAGACCCACCCCGCCCAACCGGTCAATTTCTGCAAAGGCGTCATGCTCAACGTGATCAGCAACAGTACCAGCGTCCCCAGCCCAAGCCTGTCAACCAGCACCTTGCCTGGATCAGGCCCCAACTGTTCAGTCCAGGCCTGAAACAACCAAAACAATGGCCATACTGCCGCCGCAATGAAGACACCCACACGCCAGAACGGATATCGCATCAATAGTTCTTCCGCAAATCGAGCCCTGCATATATAGAGGCCACCTCATCGGAGTAACCATTGAACATCTGCGTGTCACGCACATTGGGCTTGAACAGGCCACTTGGCAAACGCCGCTCCCGCGCCTGGGTCCAGCGCGGGTGATCAACCGTCGGGTTCACGTTTGCATAAAAACCATACTCGTCCGCCGCGATACTCTGCCAGGTCGTCTTTGGCTGCTCGCTGACCAGGCTGATTCGCACGATGGATTTGATACTCTTGAAGCCGTACTTCCAAGGCACCACCAGCCGCAACGGCGCACCGTTCTGATTCGCCAGCTCACGCCCGTACATGCCCACCGCCAGAATGGCCAATGGATTCATCGCCTCGTCCAGACGCAGCCCTTCTATATAAGGCCAGTCGATCAAGGCAAAACCTGATCGCTGCCCTGGCATGGTCTTGGGGTCCTGCAAGGTTTCGAAGCGAATGTATTTGGCATTGGACGTTGGCTCGACTTCCTTGAGCAAGGCCGAAAGGGGAAACCCGATCCAGGGAATCACCATGGACCAGGCCTCAACACAGCGCAGACGGTAGATCCGCTCCTCCAGCTGATAAGGCTTCATGAAGTCTTCCAGCGCATACCGCCCCGGCCTGCCAACCTCCCCGTCAACCACCACGCTCCATGGCTCGGTTTTCAGCGCGCCGGCATTCGCTGCCGGATCGCCCTTATCGGTGCCGAACTCATAGAAGTTGTTGTAGTGGGTCGCATCCTTGAACGGCGTGATCGCTTCATCCTTGACGTTCACCGCGCCCCATTGGGTAGAGGGCAGTTTGCCGGCAAACCAGGACGGCGCATTACCCGGCTCAACGTCGGCATAACGAGCAGCTTCGCCGGCGCAGGCCCAACGGGGAAGACCGCTCACAGCCAAACCGGCCATGGCCGCGCCTAGCACGTTGCGACGAGAGAGATAGAGAGATTCAGGCGTGACGTCTGACTCATGGCAATCAGACGCTTTGGAGACTTTGATCAGCATGACAACTCCGCAGCATTGGAGGACAGATGCACCAATAGACTGCGGAGTATGCGGGAACTTACGTCATTCGACGCTTTTGTGGCGACGAAGGTGCAGCAGGTACTGCACAGGACCGGATGCCGCGTAAGCAAGGAAAACCAGCAGCAGAATGCGTGGTGGATCGCTGAATACAACAGCAAACACCAAAACGACCGCAAGGATCGCAACAAAAGGAACGCGCCCCTTCAAGTCCAGCTCCTTGAAGCTGTTGTACTTGATGTTACTGACCATCAGCATACCGGCAGCCGCCACCATCAACGCCACCAGGAACGACATCTTCGAGCCCTGGATACCGTAATCGCTGAACGCCCAGACAATACCGGCGACTACACCCGCCGCAGCCGGGCTGGCCAGACCGATGAAGTAGCGCTTGTCCGCCGTGCCGACCTGGGTATTGAAACGTGCCAGGCGCAACGCAGCACCGGCCACATAGATGAAGGCGACCATCCAGCCGACTTTGCCCATGTCGCCCAAAGCCCAGCCGAATGCCAGCAACGCCGGCGCCACACCAAAGGCGACCATGTCCGACAGCGAGTCGTACTCGGCACCGAAAGCGCTTTGGGTATTGGTCATGCGCGCAACACGGCCATCCAGACCGTCGAGTACCATGGCGACGAAAATCGCAATCGCGGCAAATGCGAAATACTTGCTCGCATTGACCGAGTCGCCAGCGCTCAACGCGGCCTGGGCGCTCATCGAATTGATGATGGAGTAAAACCCTGCGAACAGGTTCGCAGTGGTGAACAGATTCGGCAGAAGATAGATACCACGATGCCGGACTTTACGACCTTCAGCGTCATGCCCTTCCTCGATATGTTCATCGATGGGCAGCAGACTTTCGGCGTCAGGAGCCTGGTTTGGCTCTTCGGGACGTTCGCTCATGGACATTACCTTGCAACTGGGTGGAAAGTTTCGACTAGTGTCTGGGACGACGGTTCGGCCACAAACGATGCAGCTTTATACCAGAACCAGCGATCCAAACGAAAAAACGCGGCCTAGGCCGCGTTTTCCGTACAAGTGTGCGACTTAGTTTTTGGCTTTGTCGACGATCTTGTTGGCACCGATCCACGGCATCATGGAGCGCAGTTGCTCGCCGATGATCTCGATGCCGTGAGCGGCGTTGTTACGACGCTTGGCGGTCATCGAAGGATAGCCGGTTGCACCTTCGCTGATGAACATCTTGGCGTATTCGCCGTCCTGAATACGTTTCAGGGCGTTGCGCATGGCCTGACGGGATTCGGCGTTGATCACTTCCGGACCGGTCACGTACTCGCCGTATTCAGCGTTGTTGGAGATCGAGTAGTTCATGTTGGCGATACCGCCTTCGTACATGAGGTCAACGATCAGTTTCAGCTCGTGCAGGCATTCAAAGTAGGCCATTTCCGGCGCGTAGCCAGCTTCAACCAGAGTTTCGAAACCGGCCTTGACCAATTCAACAGTACCGCCGCACAGAACGGCCTGTTCGCCGAACAGGTCGGTTTCAGTCTCGTCCTTGAAGGTGGTTTCGATGATGCCGGTACGACCGCCACCAACGCCTGCGGCGTAGGACAGTGCAACGTTTTTGGCGTTGCCCGAAGCGTCCTGGTAGATCGCGATCAGGTCAGGGATACCGCCGCCTTTGACGAATTCGGAACGCACGGTGTGGCCCGGTGCTTTCGGCGCGATCATGATCACGTCGAGGTCAGCGCGCGGCACAACCTGGTTGTAGTGAATCGCGAAACCGTGGGAGAAGGCCAGGGTGGCGCCTTTCTTGATGTTCGGCTCGATCTCGTTCTTGTACAGGGCGGACTGGAACTCGTCCGGGGTCAGGATCATGACCAGATCGGCGGCCGCAACGGCGGAAGCCACGTCCGTCACTTTCAGGCCGTGGGCTTCGGCTTTGGCAACAGTGGCCGAGCCTTTACGCAGACCAACGGTAACGTCAACGCCGGAGTCTTTCAGGTTGCACGCTTGAGCGTGGCCCTGGGAACCGTAACCGATGATGGCAACTTTCTTGCCCTGGATGATCGACAGGTCGCAGTCTTTTTCGTAATAAACTTTCATGAAATTCCCCTATATATCCAGGCCGTTCAGGCCATTCACTAATTTGGTTTAGATGCTGAGTACTTTGTCGCCGCGGGCGATGCCGGTTACGCCACTGCGGACGGTTTCCAGAATCGAGGCGGTGCCGATGGACTGAATGAAGCTGTCGAGCTTGTCGCTGGTACCGGTCAATTGAATGGTATAGACGCTAGCGCTGACATCGACGATCTGCCCACGGTAAATATCGGTAGTGCGCTTGATTTCGGCGCGCTGGGCGCCGGTGGCCTTGACCTTGACCAGCATCAGTTCGCGCTCGATGTGAGCACTTTCCGACAGGTCGACCAGTTTCACCACTTCAATCAACTTGTTCAGGTTTTTGGTGATCTGCTCGATGACTTCATCGTGGCCAACAGTGGTCAGCGTCAGACGCGACAAAGTCGGGTCTTCGGTTGGCGCCACCGTCAGGCTTTCGATGTTGTAGTTACGCTGAGAGAACAGGCCGACTACACGAGACAGAGCGCCCGGTTCGTTTTCCAGAAGCAAGGAAATAATGTGTCGCATGATTAAGTACGCTCCGTCTTGCTCAGCCACATATCGCGCATGGAGCCGTCTTTGATCTGCATCGGGTAGACGTGCTCGCTGGTGTCGACGGAAATGTCGAGCACCACCAGGCGATCCTTCATGGCGAACGCTTCCTCCATCTTCGACTTCAAGTCCTTCGAGTCAGTGATGCGCACGCCGACATGACCATAGGCTTCTGCCAGCTTGACGAAGTCAGGCAACGACTCCATGTAGGAATGCGAGTGACGGCTGCCGTAGCTCATGTCCTGCCACTGGCGAACCATACCCAGAACACCGTTGTTCAGGATGACGATTTTCACCGGCAAGCCATATTGCAGGCAGGTCGACAGTTCCTGGATGTTCATCTGGATGCTGCCTTCGCCGGTCACGCAGGCAACGTCGGCATCCGGGAAGCTCAACTTGATGCCCATGGCCGCCGGGAAACCGAAGCCCATGGTGCCCAGACCACCGGAGTTGATCCAGCGGTTCGGCTTGTTGAACTTGTAGTACTGCGCCGCGAACATCTGGTGCTGACCCACGTCGGAGGTCACAAAGGCGTCGCCCTTGGTCACTTCGCACAGGGTTTCGATCACGGTCTGCGGCTTGATGACACTGCCGTCGCCCTTGTCATAAGGGAACAGGCCACGATCACCGCGCCATTCGTCGACTTGCTTCCACCAGCTGGCCACGGACTCCTTGTTCGGGGTCTCGCCGATTTCCTTGAGGATCGCGACCATCTCGGTCAGGACACTTTCCACCGGACCAACGATGGGTACGTCGGCCTTGATGGTCTTGGAGATCGAAGCCGGGTCGATGTCGATGTGAATGATCTTGGCATTCGGGCAGAACTTCGCCGGGCCATTGATCACACGGTCATCGAAACGCGCACCGACGGCCAGGATTACATCGGCATGGTGCATCGCCAGGTTGGCGGTGTAGCTGCCATGCATGCCGAGCATGCCGATGAACTGACGGTCGGTGCCAGGGTAGGCGCCCAATCCCATCAGGGTGTTGGTGACTGGCAGGTTGAGCATCTTGGCCAGTTCGGTCAGCGGCGCAGAGCCACCACCGAGAATCACGCCGCCGCCTGCGTACATCACTGGACGCTTGGCCGCCAGAAGCATTTCTGCCGCCTTGCGGATTTGCCCGGAGTGACCGCGAACGGCCGGGCTGTAGGAACGCAGCTTGGCTTTTTTCGGGAAGATGTATTCAAACTTCTCGGCCGGGTTGGTCATGTCTTTCGGAATGTCGACAACGACCGGACCCGGACGACCGGATTGCGCCAGGTAGAAGGCTTTCTTCATGACTTCCGGGATTTCCGAAGCGTGCTTGATCATGAAACTGTGTTTCACGATCGGCCGGGAAATACCGATCATGTCGGTTTCCTGGAACGCATCGGTGCCCACCATGGTGCTAGGCACCTGGCCGGAAATGATCACCATCGGAATGGAGTCCATGTAGGCCGTGGCAATACCGGTAATGGCGTTGGTTGCGCCCGGGCCCGAGGTCACCAGTACCACACCGGCTTTACCGGTGGCACGGGCGTAGCCGTCAGCCATATGGGTTGCAGCCTGCTCGTGGCGAACCAGGATGTGGGTCACTTCCGGTTCTTTGAACAGGGCATCGTAGACATGAAGAAGAGCACCACCGGGGTACCCGTAGATATATTTGACGCCTTCGTCACGCAAAAAGCGGACGAGCATCTCACCGCCAGATAAAAGCTCCACGTTGTTCACCTCTAAAACGCCAGAATACCGCCCACATAAACGGGGACGGGTCTTAATAGGTTTACTTCTCGGCAGAGCATGAGCGACGGTGGTCGCCGACTACGTCAGCACTGACTGAGCAAGTATTGGGATCGTCCCAGTGTTGCGGGCCTTTCCCACCCAGCGCGAGGTAACGCGTTGCGGGTGTAACAGGTCGGCGCGGATGTGCGCCTCATGATCTGCTGAGAGGGTCTGCTTCTGGCAGTCCCTGTACAGCGGACTTTGGATTCTTCTGTTTCGTCCCCTGCAAGTCAAGCCGTCAATGTGCTTTATTGAAGTAAGCGCATGAGAACGCAAGAAAAAACCTGTAAACCGCAAGTGTGTTAGCTTCAATTGCGCAACCCATGACAAGGAATCGCCATGCGCCTGCCCATCTTCACCGCCAGCCTGCTGATTGCCCTGAGCCCGTTATGCCTGGGCGCCCAGATCTACAAGTGGGTCGATGCCCAGGGAATCACCCATTTTGACGCCCAGCCGCCTCAGGGCCAGCAAACCACCACCGTGGTAATGCCCTCCCCGCCTGCCGGCAAACCGCCAGTGCCCGCGCGCAGCAACGCCATTGGCGATCAACAGGCCATCGATGACAAGGTGAAAAGTCAGGTTGCCGAGCAACAAGCCCAGCTCAAGACATTCTGCGAACAGGCACGAACCAACCTGGCTCAGCTACAGAACAATCCGCGATTGCGGGAGGATGTCGACGGTGAAATGCGCCGCCTGACCGACGAACAACGTCAGGAGCGCACCACCGAGGCACAGAAACAGATTGCCGATAACTGCCAGTAAACACTGGCCGTTACCGATTCAGCGGGAAGCAGTGATCAGCAGATCGAACTCTTTGAGCAAGACTTGCAGATACCGGTCCTTGCCCTGGACATTGCGGGCGGCGAAGACCATCTCGGCCATCTCCTGGATCCCCGACGCATTGGGCAATGGCAAATCCTGCTCGAGGATCACTTTCATCCGCGGCAGGAAAATCCACTGCAACCATTGCTCGAAGTCCAGGGTGTCGACCGAGAATGGCTCGACACTGGACAGCGCCTCGGGCGAAGGCGAGACATCGTCCCACCAGCCCTGAACACGCAATTCACGTTCGATCAGCAGCAACTGCTCGGCTATCTTTGAAAAACGTACATCCATCACAGCGAAACCTTGGCCTTCTGACGAGCCTGTGCTGCGCCAGAAGCATCACCCTGTTTCTCACGCGCCTGAGCGATCAATTCCCACAGGCTTGCCTGAAGATCCGGACGACCATTGGCGAAAGTCAGGCCACGACGAGCAAACTGCTCGGCTTGCGGTGCATCACCCTGGGCCATGCGCACCTGCGCCAGACGATAAAGCACTTGCGGCTCACGCGGCGCCACGCGCTGGGCACGCTCCAGGCTCGAAGACGCACCATTGAGATCGCCGCCTGCCTGCTGTTGCTGGGCGGTAGTCAGCAACGCCAGTACCGGACCGTCCAGTTGCTCGTCGGCGGACAAGCCGCCACCGGAGCTGGCCGACGGAATACCGCTTGGCGTCGACGGCATGCTGTAGCTGTTCTGATTGATCGGCGCCGACTGCAGCGGTCCACTATCAACCGGGCCCGGCGTGATCGGCCCCGAAGTAATCGGACCTGGAGTGATCGGTGAAGTGCTGATCGGCGCCGACGCGACCGCGCCACCACCCGGCACCATCACCACGACGCCGCTGTCACCCTGCGGTATCGCTTGAGCCTGGCCTTGCACCGGACGTTTCACCGTCGTCTTGCGGAAACCGCCGGTTGCCGAAATACGTTCGCTGTTGGACACGGCCGTACCGGAATCCACAACCGGAATCGAACCGCGCTGTACGGTAGAGCAGCCGCTGAGCAAAGCCACGGCAGTCACCGCTGGAATCAACCACTTGTTCACTTGAAACCCTCTTCGCTTAATTCATCCAGCCCTTGACCCAATCCATCACCGATTCGCCGGAAGCGGGGCCTTGGCCACCGCAAGCAGCGCCGGGAGGCGGTTCGCTGCCGCGAATATACGGCATCTGCACCGCGCCTGGGCAGTTGGCATCAGAGCCTTGCCCGGTACGCGAATCGACCCACGCCTGAACGATGTTGTCCGGCTGCGGCATATCCAGCGGCAGCGGATCGGCCTTGCGCATGAAACTGGTCCAGACCTGCAACGCACCGGTGGCACCGGTGAACGGGGTCTTGCCATTGTCATCGCGCCCCAGCCAGACCACCGCCAGCAAGTCCTGACTGAAGCCGGCGAACCAGCTGTCACGGGAATCGTTACTGGTGCCGGTCTTGCCGGCCAGCGTCAGGGTTTTCGGCAACACGTTGTAAACCGAACTGCCCGTACCTTCGCGCATGACTCGCTGCATCGCGCTCTGGATCAGGTAAATGGACGCCGGATCGAAACGCTGCTGAATCTGGAACGGATAACGCTTGAGCGGC from the Pseudomonas sp. N3-W genome contains:
- a CDS encoding YqcC family protein; translated protein: MDVRFSKIAEQLLLIERELRVQGWWDDVSPSPEALSSVEPFSVDTLDFEQWLQWIFLPRMKVILEQDLPLPNASGIQEMAEMVFAARNVQGKDRYLQVLLKEFDLLITASR
- the msrQ gene encoding protein-methionine-sulfoxide reductase heme-binding subunit MsrQ, coding for MRYPFWRVGVFIAAAVWPLFWLFQAWTEQLGPDPGKVLVDRLGLGTLVLLLITLSMTPLQKLTGWAGWVSVRRQLGLWCFAYVVLHLSGYTAFILGFDWSQLGVELRKRPYIIVGMLGFLCLLMLALTSNRYSQRRLGVLWRKLHRLVYLVLGLGLLHMLWIVRADLKEWVVYASIGGLLSVLRLPPVTRRIPRLTVKKSSSATKA
- the msrP gene encoding protein-methionine-sulfoxide reductase catalytic subunit MsrP, which translates into the protein MLIKVSKASDCHESDVTPESLYLSRRNVLGAAMAGLAVSGLPRWACAGEAARYADVEPGNAPSWFAGKLPSTQWGAVNVKDEAITPFKDATHYNNFYEFGTDKGDPAANAGALKTEPWSVVVDGEVGRPGRYALEDFMKPYQLEERIYRLRCVEAWSMVIPWIGFPLSALLKEVEPTSNAKYIRFETLQDPKTMPGQRSGFALIDWPYIEGLRLDEAMNPLAILAVGMYGRELANQNGAPLRLVVPWKYGFKSIKSIVRISLVSEQPKTTWQSIAADEYGFYANVNPTVDHPRWTQARERRLPSGLFKPNVRDTQMFNGYSDEVASIYAGLDLRKNY
- a CDS encoding tetratricopeptide repeat protein, whose translation is MNKWLIPAVTAVALLSGCSTVQRGSIPVVDSGTAVSNSERISATGGFRKTTVKRPVQGQAQAIPQGDSGVVVMVPGGGAVASAPISTSPITPGPITSGPITPGPVDSGPLQSAPINQNSYSMPSTPSGIPSASSGGGLSADEQLDGPVLALLTTAQQQQAGGDLNGASSSLERAQRVAPREPQVLYRLAQVRMAQGDAPQAEQFARRGLTFANGRPDLQASLWELIAQAREKQGDASGAAQARQKAKVSL
- the ilvN gene encoding acetolactate synthase small subunit, yielding MRHIISLLLENEPGALSRVVGLFSQRNYNIESLTVAPTEDPTLSRLTLTTVGHDEVIEQITKNLNKLIEVVKLVDLSESAHIERELMLVKVKATGAQRAEIKRTTDIYRGQIVDVSASVYTIQLTGTSDKLDSFIQSIGTASILETVRSGVTGIARGDKVLSI
- the pssA gene encoding CDP-diacylglycerol--serine O-phosphatidyltransferase — protein: MSERPEEPNQAPDAESLLPIDEHIEEGHDAEGRKVRHRGIYLLPNLFTTANLFAGFYSIINSMSAQAALSAGDSVNASKYFAFAAIAIFVAMVLDGLDGRVARMTNTQSAFGAEYDSLSDMVAFGVAPALLAFGWALGDMGKVGWMVAFIYVAGAALRLARFNTQVGTADKRYFIGLASPAAAGVVAGIVWAFSDYGIQGSKMSFLVALMVAAAGMLMVSNIKYNSFKELDLKGRVPFVAILAVVLVFAVVFSDPPRILLLVFLAYAASGPVQYLLHLRRHKSVE
- the ilvC gene encoding ketol-acid reductoisomerase gives rise to the protein MKVYYEKDCDLSIIQGKKVAIIGYGSQGHAQACNLKDSGVDVTVGLRKGSATVAKAEAHGLKVTDVASAVAAADLVMILTPDEFQSALYKNEIEPNIKKGATLAFSHGFAIHYNQVVPRADLDVIMIAPKAPGHTVRSEFVKGGGIPDLIAIYQDASGNAKNVALSYAAGVGGGRTGIIETTFKDETETDLFGEQAVLCGGTVELVKAGFETLVEAGYAPEMAYFECLHELKLIVDLMYEGGIANMNYSISNNAEYGEYVTGPEVINAESRQAMRNALKRIQDGEYAKMFISEGATGYPSMTAKRRNNAAHGIEIIGEQLRSMMPWIGANKIVDKAKN
- a CDS encoding DUF4124 domain-containing protein, whose product is MRLPIFTASLLIALSPLCLGAQIYKWVDAQGITHFDAQPPQGQQTTTVVMPSPPAGKPPVPARSNAIGDQQAIDDKVKSQVAEQQAQLKTFCEQARTNLAQLQNNPRLREDVDGEMRRLTDEQRQERTTEAQKQIADNCQ
- a CDS encoding acetolactate synthase 3 large subunit → MELLSGGEMLVRFLRDEGVKYIYGYPGGALLHVYDALFKEPEVTHILVRHEQAATHMADGYARATGKAGVVLVTSGPGATNAITGIATAYMDSIPMVIISGQVPSTMVGTDAFQETDMIGISRPIVKHSFMIKHASEIPEVMKKAFYLAQSGRPGPVVVDIPKDMTNPAEKFEYIFPKKAKLRSYSPAVRGHSGQIRKAAEMLLAAKRPVMYAGGGVILGGGSAPLTELAKMLNLPVTNTLMGLGAYPGTDRQFIGMLGMHGSYTANLAMHHADVILAVGARFDDRVINGPAKFCPNAKIIHIDIDPASISKTIKADVPIVGPVESVLTEMVAILKEIGETPNKESVASWWKQVDEWRGDRGLFPYDKGDGSVIKPQTVIETLCEVTKGDAFVTSDVGQHQMFAAQYYKFNKPNRWINSGGLGTMGFGFPAAMGIKLSFPDADVACVTGEGSIQMNIQELSTCLQYGLPVKIVILNNGVLGMVRQWQDMSYGSRHSHSYMESLPDFVKLAEAYGHVGVRITDSKDLKSKMEEAFAMKDRLVVLDISVDTSEHVYPMQIKDGSMRDMWLSKTERT